The Haloferax sp. Atlit-12N genome contains a region encoding:
- a CDS encoding twin-arginine translocation signal domain-containing protein, with protein MNRRTFLGGVGAGVVLLSGCLGAEGNALDPAADQNDDPAGDEQPAKQATDSPEPTPEPTTEQPAEPTPESTPEPTTDAPEDRIDFEREDDDPDVVGTLLTKGPVPGVVVSSDLPYAKAWQNYAETDEEAGTYRVGLSVDTASRIGRLSVVGRVYDAEGDLVSEDTDVSNNVPSDKNALIHLVFEGDLDAMYYFEVDLVVPN; from the coding sequence ATGAACAGACGAACATTCCTCGGCGGCGTCGGAGCGGGCGTGGTGCTCCTCTCCGGCTGCCTCGGTGCGGAGGGTAACGCGCTCGACCCGGCGGCCGACCAGAACGACGACCCAGCCGGCGACGAACAGCCCGCGAAACAGGCGACCGACTCGCCCGAGCCGACCCCTGAACCGACGACCGAACAGCCCGCCGAACCGACACCCGAATCGACGCCGGAGCCGACGACCGACGCTCCCGAAGACCGCATCGACTTCGAGCGCGAGGACGACGACCCGGACGTCGTGGGCACGCTCCTGACGAAGGGACCCGTGCCGGGCGTCGTCGTCTCCTCGGACCTCCCGTACGCGAAGGCGTGGCAGAACTACGCCGAGACCGACGAGGAGGCTGGAACCTACCGCGTCGGTCTCTCCGTGGACACCGCCTCGCGCATCGGGCGACTGAGCGTCGTCGGTCGGGTGTACGACGCCGAGGGTGACCTCGTGAGCGAGGACACCGACGTGAGCAACAACGTCCCGTCGGACAAGAACGCGCTCATCCACCTCGTCTTCGAGGGCGACCTCGACGCGATGTACTACTTCGAGGTCGACCTCGTCGTCCCGAACTGA
- a CDS encoding MFS transporter, which yields METRRDAVDSFDSFRQFIGLERDVLVLSVAMFAFSLSFQMTGRYVPEYLRVLGAGATVVGLYGSVGNLIGALYPYPGGALSDRLGSRLSLTLFGTVSSAGFLFWFVAPQVPEVTLAGVSLEPWLWIFVGLFLTQAWKSFGLGATFAIVKQSVPPERLAMGFASTEIFRRVGFLLGPLIAAALLAATATFVEGFRYVLIVAAVFGIVATVAQHVLYDAGGDSLGKSFEGLAQLRDDLRSLPETLRPLLVADTLIRFANGMVYVFFVIVVTEFLQVGFTGFGVSLRPDAFFGVLLGVEMVVALLTKLPVSKLAERTGLKPVVGLGFAVYAVFPVLLIFAPADQWVVVGLFAFSGLRFAGLPAHKALIVGPAERNAGGRVTGAYYLVRNTIVIPSAALGGWLYARDPTLAFSVASLVGVVGVVYFALRGKEFEAYASGA from the coding sequence ATGGAAACACGTCGGGACGCCGTCGATAGCTTCGATTCCTTTCGGCAGTTCATCGGGCTCGAACGCGACGTGCTCGTCCTCTCGGTGGCGATGTTCGCGTTCAGCCTCTCGTTTCAGATGACTGGGCGGTACGTCCCGGAGTACCTCCGTGTGCTCGGAGCCGGCGCGACTGTCGTCGGCCTCTACGGGAGCGTCGGCAACCTCATCGGGGCGCTGTACCCGTACCCGGGCGGCGCGCTCTCCGACCGACTCGGGTCGCGCCTCTCGCTCACGCTGTTCGGGACCGTCTCTTCGGCGGGCTTTCTCTTCTGGTTCGTCGCCCCGCAGGTCCCCGAGGTGACGCTCGCGGGCGTCTCGCTCGAACCGTGGCTCTGGATTTTCGTCGGGCTCTTTCTCACGCAGGCGTGGAAGTCGTTCGGCCTCGGCGCGACGTTCGCCATCGTCAAGCAGAGCGTCCCGCCCGAGCGACTGGCGATGGGCTTCGCCAGCACCGAGATTTTCCGCCGCGTCGGCTTCCTCCTCGGGCCGCTCATCGCGGCCGCGCTGTTAGCGGCGACGGCGACGTTCGTCGAGGGGTTCCGGTACGTCCTCATCGTTGCCGCGGTGTTCGGCATCGTCGCCACCGTCGCCCAGCACGTTCTCTACGACGCGGGTGGGGACTCGCTGGGCAAGTCGTTTGAGGGGCTCGCCCAACTTCGCGACGACCTCCGGTCGCTCCCGGAGACGCTCCGCCCGCTCCTCGTCGCGGACACGCTCATCCGGTTCGCCAACGGGATGGTGTACGTCTTCTTCGTCATCGTCGTCACGGAGTTCCTCCAAGTCGGCTTCACCGGCTTCGGCGTCTCGCTCCGCCCGGACGCCTTTTTCGGCGTCCTCCTCGGCGTCGAGATGGTCGTTGCGCTCCTGACGAAGCTCCCCGTCTCGAAGCTCGCCGAGCGGACCGGGCTCAAGCCGGTCGTCGGCCTCGGGTTCGCGGTGTACGCCGTCTTTCCGGTCCTCCTCATCTTCGCGCCGGCGGACCAGTGGGTCGTCGTCGGTCTCTTTGCTTTCTCCGGGCTCCGGTTCGCTGGCCTGCCCGCGCACAAGGCGCTCATCGTCGGCCCGGCGGAGCGAAACGCCGGCGGGCGGGTGACGGGCGCGTACTACCTCGTGCGGAACACCATCGTCATCCCGAGCGCGGCGCTCGGCGGCTGGCTCTACGCGCGTGACCCGACGCTCGCGTTCTCGGTCGCGTCGCTCGTCGGCGTGGTCGGCGTGGTTTACTTCGCCCTGCGCGGAAAAGAGTTCGAGGCGTACGCCAGTGGGGCCTGA
- a CDS encoding chemotaxis protein CheW: MSLTDAPDAALSEPTQVLEFEIGEERYCVVLDAVTEIIDRKPARSLPDSPPHVVGAMDYRGATTMLVDTASLLGVGSNPDASRVVVFDAADEDATVFGWLVDEVDRVTEIDPETVDDAPFGDELTRGVVRTDDGLVVWVDPPLDE, encoded by the coding sequence ATGTCGCTCACGGACGCGCCCGACGCGGCGCTCTCGGAGCCGACGCAGGTTCTCGAATTCGAAATCGGCGAGGAGCGCTACTGCGTCGTGCTCGACGCCGTCACCGAAATCATCGACCGCAAGCCCGCGCGCTCGCTCCCGGACTCGCCGCCGCACGTCGTCGGCGCGATGGACTACCGGGGCGCGACGACGATGCTCGTCGACACGGCCTCGCTCCTCGGCGTGGGGTCGAACCCCGACGCCTCTCGCGTCGTCGTCTTCGACGCCGCCGACGAGGACGCGACCGTGTTCGGCTGGCTGGTCGACGAGGTCGACCGCGTGACGGAAATCGACCCCGAAACCGTCGACGACGCGCCGTTCGGCGACGAACTCACCCGCGGCGTCGTCAGGACCGACGACGGTCTCGTCGTCTGGGTCGACCCGCCGCTGGACGAGTAG
- a CDS encoding methyl-accepting chemotaxis protein, with product MAIERNEREPAAGDGAASRQHDAYSGPGAAGAVTGEVLDDVDDVDDATDEIGTAVAELSDASESVAVSAQEISDLAGDQSTNMQEVAGEVSNLSASVEQIASSADQTKAMSDQARDLAAEGRSSADNAADAMETVDDVTTDVYDEITDLRAKVDQIDSVVEVINDIADQTNLLALNASIEAARAGEAGAGFAVVADEVKSLAEQSRDSVSEIEAVVGDIQETTETTVGNIEEANEEVNDGISEVDAAVSALRNIDSAVGEAAAGAEEVARATDQQAASTEEVASLVDETARGAEEVAGEIDQVAAATEEQTAKISEVALLVGHIDDEVDDLEDELDAAEGGLSARGA from the coding sequence ATGGCAATCGAGCGAAACGAACGGGAACCGGCCGCCGGAGACGGGGCCGCCTCCCGACAGCACGACGCGTATTCCGGTCCCGGTGCCGCCGGCGCGGTGACCGGTGAGGTCCTCGACGACGTTGACGACGTGGACGACGCGACCGATGAAATCGGCACGGCCGTCGCCGAACTCTCCGACGCCTCCGAGAGCGTGGCCGTCAGCGCACAGGAGATAAGCGACCTCGCGGGCGACCAGTCGACCAACATGCAGGAGGTCGCCGGCGAGGTGTCGAACCTGAGCGCCAGCGTCGAGCAGATCGCCTCCAGCGCCGACCAGACGAAGGCGATGAGCGACCAGGCGCGCGACCTCGCCGCCGAGGGTCGAAGCTCCGCCGACAACGCCGCCGACGCGATGGAGACCGTCGACGACGTGACCACCGACGTGTACGACGAAATCACCGACCTCCGCGCGAAGGTCGACCAGATAGACAGCGTCGTCGAGGTCATCAACGACATCGCCGACCAGACGAACCTGCTCGCGCTCAACGCCTCTATCGAGGCCGCGCGGGCCGGTGAAGCGGGAGCCGGCTTCGCCGTCGTCGCCGACGAGGTCAAGAGTCTCGCGGAGCAGTCCCGCGACAGCGTCTCCGAAATCGAGGCGGTCGTCGGCGATATCCAAGAGACGACCGAGACGACCGTCGGCAACATCGAGGAGGCGAACGAGGAGGTCAACGACGGCATTTCGGAGGTTGACGCGGCCGTCTCCGCCCTCCGGAACATCGACTCTGCGGTCGGCGAGGCCGCCGCCGGTGCGGAGGAGGTCGCCCGCGCGACCGACCAGCAGGCCGCGAGCACCGAGGAGGTTGCGAGCCTCGTGGACGAGACCGCCCGGGGCGCAGAGGAGGTCGCCGGCGAAATCGACCAGGTCGCCGCGGCCACAGAAGAGCAGACGGCGAAGATTTCGGAGGTCGCGCTCCTCGTCGGCCACATCGACGACGAGGTGGACGACCTCGAAGACGAACTCGACGCGGCCGAAGGCGGACTCTCCGCCCGGGGCGCGTAG
- a CDS encoding metal ABC transporter permease produces the protein MTGLVALAATDFLAVDFSAAGSLAPLLVADAFTGIFDWFLTAVVGGVFSWLAGVTGLDFLGYPYMQRAYLSVLCIGVVGPLVGSFLVYRDLSMVGDTLAHTAFAGVALALFLDATLGLAVPPLLGALVVAVVAALVVQALIEYTDARSDAALAMVLTGGFALGSVLISLTGGGISVGINQYLFGSLATVSRADVGLLVSMGLVVVGSVAVAYRPLVYVTFDETAARASRLHVRAVNTLLSILTAFVVVSAMRIMGVILVAALLVIPVVTASRLGRSFKQSLLYGVLAGELAGVAGVTVAYLYGLAAGGSIVLVALAGFVAVAAGHRLT, from the coding sequence GTGACCGGTCTCGTCGCGCTCGCGGCGACCGACTTCCTCGCGGTCGATTTCTCCGCGGCCGGTTCTCTCGCGCCGCTCCTCGTGGCCGACGCGTTCACGGGGATATTCGACTGGTTCTTGACGGCGGTCGTCGGCGGGGTGTTCTCGTGGCTTGCCGGCGTCACCGGCCTCGACTTCCTCGGCTATCCCTACATGCAGCGGGCGTACCTCTCGGTGCTCTGTATCGGCGTCGTCGGCCCGCTGGTCGGGTCGTTCCTCGTCTATCGCGACCTCTCGATGGTCGGGGACACGCTCGCCCACACCGCCTTCGCCGGGGTCGCGCTCGCGCTCTTCCTCGACGCGACGCTCGGCCTCGCGGTCCCGCCGCTCCTCGGCGCGCTCGTCGTCGCCGTCGTCGCGGCGCTCGTCGTGCAGGCGCTCATCGAGTACACCGACGCCCGGAGCGACGCCGCGCTGGCGATGGTCCTGACCGGCGGCTTCGCCCTCGGGAGCGTGCTCATCTCTTTGACCGGCGGCGGTATCTCGGTCGGTATCAACCAGTACCTGTTCGGCTCGCTGGCGACCGTCTCGCGGGCCGACGTGGGCCTTCTCGTCTCGATGGGACTCGTCGTGGTCGGCTCGGTCGCGGTCGCCTACCGACCGCTCGTGTACGTCACGTTCGACGAGACCGCCGCCCGCGCGTCGCGGCTCCACGTCCGCGCCGTCAACACGCTCCTGTCGATTCTCACCGCGTTCGTCGTCGTCAGCGCGATGCGAATCATGGGCGTCATCCTCGTCGCGGCGCTGCTCGTCATCCCCGTCGTCACCGCCTCGCGGCTCGGGCGGAGCTTCAAGCAATCGCTCCTGTACGGGGTTCTCGCGGGCGAACTCGCCGGTGTCGCCGGCGTCACGGTCGCGTACCTCTACGGGCTCGCCGCCGGCGGCTCCATCGTCCTCGTCGCCCTCGCGGGCTTCGTCGCCGTCGCCGCCGGGCACCGACTGACCTGA
- a CDS encoding metal ABC transporter ATP-binding protein, which produces MTAVSLSDVTFSYGDVPVVDGVSLDVPEGEFLGLVGPNGSGKSTLLTLMLGLRRPTRGEVRLFDRPAHDFSDGERVAYVAQDATDAARDMPVTVREVVRMGRYPRNLFGRFSADDREAVASALDRVDIADLADRRVGALSGGQRQRVFVARALAAEADLLALDEPTVALDAESREAFYDLLGDLNEQGMTVVLVEHDIGVVTARASRIACLNKQLYFHGDTDDFADSDALAAAYGSNQRVLDHDHGHGHHHGNSHDHHHGPSHGDARAEPEDEQ; this is translated from the coding sequence ATGACGGCCGTCTCGCTCAGCGACGTGACCTTTTCGTACGGCGACGTCCCGGTCGTGGACGGCGTTTCGCTCGACGTTCCCGAAGGCGAGTTTCTCGGGCTCGTCGGCCCGAACGGGTCGGGAAAGAGCACGCTCTTGACGCTGATGCTCGGTCTCCGCCGACCGACCCGCGGCGAGGTGCGACTGTTCGACCGACCCGCCCACGACTTCTCTGACGGCGAGCGCGTCGCCTACGTCGCACAGGACGCGACGGACGCGGCCCGCGACATGCCCGTCACCGTCCGCGAGGTCGTCCGGATGGGTCGATACCCGCGGAACCTGTTCGGTCGCTTTTCGGCCGACGACCGCGAGGCGGTCGCCTCGGCGCTCGACCGAGTCGATATCGCGGACCTTGCCGACCGCCGCGTCGGGGCGCTCTCCGGCGGGCAGCGCCAGCGGGTCTTCGTCGCCCGCGCGCTCGCGGCCGAGGCCGACCTGCTCGCGCTCGACGAGCCGACGGTCGCCCTCGACGCCGAGTCCCGAGAGGCGTTCTACGACCTCCTCGGCGACCTGAACGAACAGGGAATGACGGTCGTGCTCGTCGAACACGACATCGGCGTCGTCACGGCCCGCGCGTCCCGAATTGCCTGTCTCAACAAGCAGCTGTACTTCCACGGCGACACCGACGACTTCGCCGACAGCGACGCGCTCGCCGCGGCCTACGGCTCGAACCAGCGCGTGCTCGACCACGACCACGGCCACGGCCATCACCACGGCAACTCTCACGACCACCACCACGGCCCTTCACACGGTGACGCCCGCGCCGAACCGGAGGACGAGCAGTGA
- a CDS encoding metal ABC transporter substrate-binding protein, whose product MRTKTRRGFLATVTGSAAVGLAGCLGGDDSPDSAGSTDSSTASETTAAASFFVFGDVARHVAGDAASVETLVPIGQHGHGWEPGPDIQGRVLESDLFVHGMPGFQPWADDILTSLEADGSSVAEVDVSTDVELHEIGADGHVHDEESHDETEHHDEETHADETEQHDDESHTNETHHEETEHDDEHTEEHAEEHDDEHGEHDPHFWLDPTRVATATETLRDAFQSVDSANADTYAANAESYRETLSELDAAFEDGLADRERDVLLVAGHNAYGYLADRYDLEIVALTGISPDEEPSPRDIERAQETIAEHGIRHVLADPLESDRAAQQLVSETDAEDVLPLTPLPGVMTEWEENDWGYVDIMREVNLPSLRTALGAQ is encoded by the coding sequence ATGAGAACGAAGACCCGACGTGGGTTCCTCGCGACAGTCACTGGAAGCGCCGCCGTCGGCCTCGCGGGTTGTCTCGGCGGTGATGACTCGCCCGACTCGGCTGGTTCGACCGACTCGTCCACCGCCTCGGAGACGACGGCGGCGGCATCGTTCTTCGTCTTCGGCGACGTGGCGCGACACGTCGCTGGCGACGCCGCGTCCGTCGAAACGCTCGTCCCCATCGGCCAGCACGGCCACGGGTGGGAGCCCGGCCCGGACATACAGGGGCGGGTGCTCGAATCCGACCTATTCGTCCACGGAATGCCCGGCTTCCAGCCGTGGGCCGACGACATCCTCACCTCGCTCGAAGCGGACGGCTCGAGTGTCGCCGAAGTCGACGTCTCCACCGACGTGGAACTCCACGAAATCGGTGCCGACGGTCACGTCCACGACGAGGAGTCCCACGACGAGACGGAGCACCACGACGAGGAGACCCACGCGGACGAGACGGAACAACACGACGACGAGTCGCACACGAACGAGACGCACCACGAGGAGACCGAACACGACGACGAACACACTGAGGAGCACGCCGAGGAGCACGACGACGAACACGGTGAACACGACCCGCACTTCTGGCTGGACCCCACGCGGGTCGCCACCGCGACCGAGACGCTCCGCGACGCCTTCCAGTCGGTCGATTCCGCGAACGCCGACACCTATGCCGCGAACGCCGAGTCCTACCGCGAGACGCTCTCGGAACTCGACGCGGCGTTCGAGGACGGTCTCGCCGACCGCGAGCGCGACGTGCTTCTCGTCGCCGGCCACAACGCCTACGGCTACCTCGCCGACCGATACGACCTCGAAATCGTCGCGCTCACCGGTATCTCGCCCGACGAGGAGCCGTCTCCGCGGGACATCGAGCGGGCGCAGGAGACCATCGCGGAACACGGCATCCGACACGTCCTCGCCGACCCGCTGGAGTCCGACCGCGCCGCGCAGCAACTCGTCTCCGAGACGGACGCCGAAGACGTGCTCCCGCTCACGCCGCTTCCCGGCGTAATGACTGAGTGGGAGGAAAATGACTGGGGCTACGTGGACATTATGCGCGAGGTGAACCTGCCGTCGCTCCGGACGGCGCTCGGCGCCCAATGA
- a CDS encoding DUF2306 domain-containing protein — protein sequence MTLVEDATLGVHIVAGFAALFAGFGAIVTKKGGRRHRRAGRIYVVGMTVVAVTSLALFALAPTRGRTFLALVAVFSYYFVFSGDRVLSRKRPTDRPEPLDWVAVGLLTAAGVGLLVMGVLRFLAGDSFATVMLVFGAAGAGFGVRDLAAFRRERAESREWFFEHIGRMGGGYIATVTAFSSVNFDFLPTVAAWLWPTVVGTPLIFVAIRKYKRGSSGASASTAD from the coding sequence ATGACGCTCGTCGAGGACGCGACGCTCGGCGTCCACATCGTCGCCGGGTTCGCGGCGCTGTTCGCCGGCTTCGGCGCGATAGTCACGAAGAAGGGCGGTCGTCGCCACCGGCGGGCGGGGCGAATTTACGTCGTGGGGATGACCGTCGTCGCGGTCACGTCGCTCGCGCTGTTCGCCCTCGCGCCGACCCGCGGGCGGACGTTCCTCGCGCTCGTCGCGGTGTTCAGCTACTACTTCGTCTTCTCGGGCGACCGCGTCCTCTCGCGGAAGCGCCCGACCGACAGGCCCGAACCGCTCGATTGGGTCGCAGTCGGCCTGCTCACCGCCGCCGGCGTTGGTCTCCTCGTCATGGGTGTGCTCCGGTTCCTCGCCGGCGATAGCTTCGCCACCGTGATGCTCGTGTTCGGCGCGGCCGGTGCCGGCTTCGGCGTCCGCGACCTCGCCGCTTTCCGCCGCGAGCGGGCCGAGTCGCGCGAGTGGTTCTTCGAGCACATCGGGCGCATGGGCGGCGGCTACATCGCCACTGTCACCGCCTTCTCGTCGGTCAACTTCGACTTCCTCCCGACCGTCGCCGCGTGGCTCTGGCCGACCGTCGTCGGCACGCCGCTCATCTTCGTCGCCATCCGGAAGTACAAACGCGGGTCGTCCGGCGCGTCCGCCTCGACCGCGGACTGA
- a CDS encoding ribbon-helix-helix domain-containing protein, producing the protein MSEATTGPNGDDEIVTVNFKVTQSFLDEIDSTWQGRGFNSRSEFIRYTLRDATEFPTFDRDELIALLQAEEDIREGRTMSADEAREQFGTDSNE; encoded by the coding sequence ATGTCTGAAGCAACCACGGGACCAAACGGTGATGACGAGATTGTCACGGTGAATTTCAAAGTCACACAGTCGTTTCTCGACGAAATAGACAGCACATGGCAGGGACGTGGGTTCAACAGTCGAAGTGAATTCATCCGCTACACCCTCCGAGACGCGACCGAATTCCCGACGTTTGACCGCGATGAACTCATCGCGCTCCTCCAAGCAGAGGAGGACATCCGTGAGGGACGGACGATGAGTGCCGATGAAGCCCGCGAGCAGTTCGGAACGGACAGCAATGAGTGA
- a CDS encoding type II toxin-antitoxin system RelE/ParE family toxin encodes MSEEDWTWELTSTAQDDLSALSPPEQERILNKLDEIADSPWRDPPDYGEPLQNSPHKKVRIGEFRLAVTFRQSEQRMVVARIKRRGGAYTADDD; translated from the coding sequence ATGAGTGAGGAGGACTGGACGTGGGAACTCACATCAACAGCACAGGACGACCTTTCAGCCCTTTCTCCTCCTGAGCAAGAGCGGATACTGAACAAGCTCGACGAGATCGCTGACTCGCCGTGGCGAGATCCACCGGACTATGGCGAACCACTCCAGAACAGTCCGCACAAGAAGGTACGCATCGGTGAGTTCCGATTAGCCGTGACCTTCCGTCAATCCGAACAGCGGATGGTCGTCGCTCGAATCAAGCGTCGTGGTGGAGCATACACTGCCGACGACGATTGA
- a CDS encoding cold-shock protein, which yields MAHGKVDFFNDTGGYGFISTDDGDLDDDEDVFFHMEDVGGDDLTEGTEVEFDIESSPKGPRAANVVRQ from the coding sequence ATGGCACACGGCAAAGTTGATTTCTTCAACGACACTGGCGGCTACGGTTTCATCTCTACTGACGACGGCGACCTCGACGACGACGAAGACGTGTTCTTCCACATGGAAGACGTCGGCGGCGACGACCTCACCGAAGGCACCGAAGTCGAGTTCGACATCGAGTCCTCGCCCAAGGGCCCCCGCGCGGCGAACGTCGTCCGGCAGTAA